A section of the Oryzias latipes chromosome 10, ASM223467v1 genome encodes:
- the ptcd3 gene encoding pentatricopeptide repeat domain-containing protein 3, mitochondrial isoform X1, whose protein sequence is MAASGRHVGHYIQRNGRFLRVNLEGLWSNRSFGWTSALQQQAPEVKKDASESIVIPRKKTWNKIAVLEALASTVDRDPTAYPYQFQDDPYLSPRTSSEFKLFSLSQESGRSAAKFFVDSNPKFFTKDFAEPHIPCLMPESVSLRLEEVSEEALRERISLRKVTAAVDMYDQLLQAGTAVSMETTHDLLDLICLYCDRNPVQEGGPQAEEAEEAGEETKGRRGRTRRDIPKTPWKENNNAERIFNLLPERDSRCYSALIRGMVKHGAYAKAFSLYTDLLNDRLTGDVHLFNALILAAPELREKYNEKWELISELLNQMSQQKVHPDLLTFNSVLKALRRCGYVAKTKALSTLNEMKAVGISPSLATYDHILAAFYKSASSGPSNTEILLEVLTELEGTRLTCQDPDDVLFFSSAMRICLDGKDLELGYKVQNLLEVGDNWRLLGDSYQQSIYYGRFFNLLCMMEHIDVVLEWYRKIIPSRYYPNPQGMKDLLQALDTDSRLDMLPTIWKDIKSLGHDNKPDLVEELLALMAREEHSPEVQESFAACALNVKSVCDGRLSTEWSASALSHITTLLLRANKTQEAWEVLLVFKAKNRVPSEELLNSFLSACHSRGDSQGAVELVQLSAAFCLPATSGLASRALADFHLTEEQRAALSELEVAVESSDPKNQQEN, encoded by the exons ATGGCGGCGTCCGGTAGGCACGTAGGACATTACATCCAGAGAAACGGACGGTTTCTTCGGGTTAACCTTGAAGGTTTATGGTCAAACAG GAGTTTTGGATGGACCTCTGCGCTGCAGCAACAAGCTCCAGAAGTTAAAAAGG ATGCATCAGAGTCGATTGTCATCCCAAGGAAGAAAACATG gaacaaaatTGCGGTTCTGGAGGCCCTGGCATCAACTGTGGACAGG GATCCTACAGCCTATCCATACCAGTTCCAGGATGATCCCTACCTTTCTCCCAGGACATCCTCTGAGTTT AAGCTGTTCTCTCTCTCCCAGGAGTCTGGTCGCTCTGCAGCGAAGTTCTTTGTCGACAGCAATCCAAAGTTCTTCACCAAAGACTTCGCTGAACCCCACATCCCT TGCCTGATGCCAGAGAGCGTGTCGCTGCGTCTGGAGGAGGTGAGCGAGGAGGCCCTGAGGGAGCGCATCAGCCTGAGGAAAGTGACGGCTGCCGTCGACATGTACGATCAACTCCTGCAAGCGG GCACAgccgtttccatggaaaccactCACGATCTGCTGGACCTAATCTGTCTGTACTGCGACAGGAACCCCGTGCAGGAGGGGGGGCCGCAGGCGGAGGAAGCG gaggaggcaggagaggAGACGAAAGGAAGGAGAGGCAGGACAAGACGAGATATCCCCAAGACCCCctggaaagaaaacaacaacgcTGAGAGAATCTTCAACCTACTGCCAGAAAGAGACTCGCGCTGCTACTCGGCTTTGATCAGAGGCATGGTGAAG CATGGAGCTTATGCAAAAGCTTTCAGTTTGTATACAGATCTGCTCAACGACAGACTGACAG GTGACGTCCATCTCTTTAACGCTCTCATCCTCGCTGCCCCAGAACTCAGagaaaaatacaatgaaaagTGGGAGCTCATCAGC GAGCTGCTGAACCAGATGAGTCAGCAGAAAGTTCATCCCGACCTGCTGACCTTCAACAGCGTCCTGAAAGCTCTGCGGCGCTGCGGCTACGTGGCAAAAACCAAAGCTCTGTCCACGCTGAACGAGATGAAGGCCGTGGGCATCT CTCCCAGCTTGGCCACCTATGACCACATCCTGGCGGCCTTTTACAAATCAG CTTCATCTGGTCCGAGCAACACCGAAATCCTCCTGGAAGTGCTGACCGAGCTGGAAGGAACCCGCCTCACCTGCCAGGATCCTGATGATG TTCTGTTCTTCTCCAGCGCCATGAGAATA TGTTTAGACGGCAAAGATCTGGAGCTGGGATATAAAGTCCAGAATCTATTAGAAGTTGGAGACAACTGGAGGCTTCTTGGAGACTCCTACCAGCAAAGTATTTACTA CGGCCGCTTCTTCAACCTGTTGTGTATGATGGAGCACATCGACGTGGTTCTGGAGTGGTACAGAAAGATCATCCCGTCG CGGTACTACCCCAACCCTCAGGGAATGAAGGACCTGCTGCAGGCGCTGGACACCGACAGCCGCCTGGACATGCTGCCCACTATTTGGAAAG ACATAAAGAGTTTGGGTCACGATAACAAACCTGACCTGGTGGAGGAGCTGCTCGCTCTGATGGCCAGAGAGGAGCACAGTCCAGAG GTTCAGGAGTCTTTTGCTGCGTGCGCTCTGAACGTGAAGAGCGTGTGCGATGGGAGGCTCAGTACGGAGTGGAGCGCCTCCGCCCTGTCACACATCACCACTCTTCTCCTGCGGGCCAACAAAACCCAGGAGGCCTG GGAGGTGCTGCTGGTCTTTAAGGCCAAGAACAGAGTTCCTTC CGAGGAGCTGTTGAACAGCTTCCTGTCCGCCTGCCATAGCCGTGGGGATTCCCAGGGAGCAGTGGAGCTGGTGCAGCTGTCTGCAGCCTTCTGCCTGCCCGCTACATCAGGACTGGCCTCCAGAGCGCTGGCAGACTTCCACCTGACCGAGGAGCAGAG
- the polr1a gene encoding DNA-directed RNA polymerase I subunit RPA1 encodes MMFGKDVPWRRLSGISFGMYSAEEIRKLSVKTITNPKFLDAVGNVAPNSLYDLALGPADLKEVCSTCCQDFNNCPGHFGHIELPLPVYNPLFFDKLYLLIRGSCLSCHMLTCPRAAIHLLLNQLKLVDHGAIREVYQIEHVLNQHLEENPKATGDEIEELLRHYTNETIETSVNISENFKPTKHVVEKKACLINDFWKIHMKTRKCPYCRSGRTLVRREHNSKLIITAPSGAQTNENTNENVMAGRRVYLTASTAKDHIIKIWEKEGFFLSCLFPGLEETASPADGQGGFYPDLFFTELLVVPPCRFRPINRLGDQMFTNGQTVNMQAVMKDCEIIRKLLALMAGEKNAEGEEAPDQMDPTFLSGITGLTLTDKLYNMWIRLQSHVNIVFDSDMDKLMTEKYPGVRQILEKKEGLFRKHMMGKRVDYAARSVICPDMYIETNEIGIPMVFATKLTYPQPVTPWNVKELRQAVLNGPNVHPGASMVINEDGRKTILSPTNFTQREAVAKQLLTPSLGPHKMSMKIVNRHIKNGDVLLLNRQPTLHRPSIQAHCARILPGEKVLRLHYANCKAYNADFDGDEMNAHFPQSELGRAEAYTLVSTNQQYLVPKDGKPLAGLIQDHMVSGTRMTIRGCFFTRDQYTELVFRGLTDKRGRVKLLPPAVLKPQHLWTGKQVVSTLLLNVIPEKAVPLNLIGRSKIPSKAWIKLPPRAAPGYQPESMCDSQVVIRQGELLVGVLDKAHYGSSAYGLVHCCYELYGGETSGKLLGCLARLFTAYLQLYRGFTLGVEDILVKPGANKRRRKIIESSRNVGSQALQAAFNLPPGVDPADARSRWQDAHLNPDQRDFSTADHKFKEVANQVNNDINKVCMPVGLHTSFPDNNLQLMVQSGAKGSTVNTMQISCLLGQIELEGRRPPLMPSGKFLPCFQPYDPSPGAGGFVSGRFLTGIKPQEFFFHCMAGREGLVDTAVKTSRSGYLQRCIIKHLEGLVVQYDLTVRDSDGSVVQFLYGEDGLDIPKTPFLQPKQFPFIEDNFEVIRRTQSLDSVLARLDLQTANQHFAAIRRWKAKREMPSPRRGAFLLFSKKKLAKLKDSTAGADLVSTRSPAVLQLVGQWHSLDEAGRAKYLKKASRCPEPSLNLFRPDVCLGSVSESFHSITEKYLQDRSSAQSVDTNSLRQLLHYKWQRSLCDPGEAVGLLAAQSIGEPSTQMTLNTFHFAGRGEMNVTLGIPRLREILMVASSNIKTPMMSIPVQHTKKALKKAKMLRRKLARVCLSEVLQKVDVVETLQVKHFQKFRAFKVTFHLLPPDRYNEDKLLTPSQILHYMETRFFHLLLDAVKKRTARLSSIAVETRKATSRDKDTDGDGAAGTSKLDDGEAEEDEKIVDDQENEGDADASDAKRKGKQEEEVDYESEDEQGDNEAEENDDEGEAEVEENAEAHSTEESHPESSGMRLEARKKQKKKVTKESELQMRVNSVLDLNSAIEGYRFDQQDELWCEVDLAFPVNKVHFDLTAIVSTVAQNAVVMETRGLTRCLLSETTSKSGEKETVLNTEGINMHEMFKYGEILDLNRLYSNEVHAMANTYGIEVALKVIEKEIKDVFAVYGIEVDPRHLSLVADYMCFEGVYKPLNRHAIRSNSSPLQQMTFETSYKFLKQATMLGSHDQLESPSACLVVGKVVKGGTGLFELKQPLQHIKSHS; translated from the exons ATGATGTTTGGAAAGGACGTGCCATGGCGGCGTTTAAGCGGCATTTCGTTTGGAATGTACTCCGCCGAAGAAATAAG aaAGTTGAGCGTGAAGACAATCACAAACCCCAAGTTTCTTGATGCAGTTGGAAATGTGGCCCCCAACAGTCTGTATGATCTGGCTCTGGGGCCAGCAGACTTGAAAGAG GTGTGTTCAACCTGCTGTCAGGATTTCAATAACTGCCCTGGACACTTTGGGCACATAGAATTGCCTCTACCTGTATACAACCCACTGTTTTTTGAT AAACTGTACCTGCTGATCCGCGGTTCCTGCCTGTCCTGTCACATGCTAACCTGTCCTCGGGCTGCCATCCACCTGCTGCTGAACCAGCTGAAGTTAGTGGACCATGGAGCAATCCGGGAGGTCTACCAGATCGAACACGTTCTCAATCAA CACCTGGAGGAGAATCCCAAAGCTACAGGAGATGAAATTGAGGAGCTGCTGCGCCACTATACGAATGAAACTATTGAAACGAGCGTCAACATTTCTGAAAACTTCAAACCT ACTAAACATGTGGTGGAAAAGAAGGCTTGTCTGATAAATGACTTCTGGAAGATTCACATGAAAACCAGGAAGTGTCCTTACTGTAG GAGCGGCAGGACTCTTGTGCGGCGTGAACACAACAGTAAGCTGATCATCACAGCTCCATCAGGCGCACAGACCAATGAAAACACTAATG AGAATGTCATGGCTGGAAGGAGAGTCTACCTGACAGCCAGCACAGCCAAAGACCATATTATAAAAATCTGGGAGAAAGAAG GTTTCTTCCTCAGCTGCCTCTTCCCTGGGCTGGAAGAGACCGCCAGTCCTGCAGACGGACAGGGGGGCTTTTATCCGGACCTATTCTTCACGGAGCTGCTGGTGGTCCCACCATGCAG GTTTCGGCCCATCAACAGACTCGGTGACCAGATGTTTACAAATGGTCAGACTGTCAACATGCAGGCTGTGATGAAGGACTGTGAAATCATCCGAAAACTCCTGGCTCTCATGGCGGGAGAGAAAAACGCGGAAGGGGAAGAG GCTCCCGATCAGATGGATCCGACGTTCCTGTCGGGAATCACCGGGTTGACATTAACAGATAAACTCTACAACATGTGGATCCGCCTTCAGAGCCACGTTAACATCGTTTTTGACAGCGACATGGACAAACTGATGACGGAGAAATACCCCGGAGTCAGACAG attctggagaaaaaggAGGGCTTGTTCCGGAAGCACATGATGGGCAAACGCGTGGACTACGCCGCCCGGTCCGTCATCTGTCCTGACATGTACATAGAAACCAACGAGATTGGAATACCAATG GTTTTTGCCACCAAGCTGACCTACCCTCAGCCCGTCACCCCGTGGAACGTGAAGGAGCTCCGTCAGGCCGTCCTCAATGGGCCCAACGTCCATCCTGGAGCTTCCATGGTGATAAATGAGGATGGCAGGAAAACCATTTTATCGCCCACCAACTTCACGCAAAGGGAGGCGGTTGCTAAGCAGCTGCTGACGCCCTCTCTGGGTCCTCACAAGATGTCCATGAAAATC gtgaATCGCCACATAAAGAATGGTGATGTTTTGCTGCTCAACAGACAGCCGACTTTGCACAGACCGTCCATACAAGCTCACTGTGCGCGCATCTTACCAGGAGAAAAG GTTCTGAGGCTCCATTACGCAAACTGCAAGGCGTACAACGCAGATTTTGACGGAGATGAAATGAACGCACACTTCCCTCAGAGTGAGCTGGGCAGAGCAGAGGCCTACACATTAGTCAGCACCAACCAGCAGTACCTCGTTCCTAAG GACGGGAAACCTCTAGCGGGTTTGATCCAGGACCACATGGTTTCGGGGACCAGGATGACGATCCGAGGCTGTTTTTTCACCAGAGACCAGTACACAGAGTTGGTGTTCAGAGGTCTGACTGACAAACGAGGCAGAGTGAAGCTGCTGCCTCCAGCCGTACTCAAACCGCAGCACCTGTGGACAGGGAAACAG GTCGTGTCCACTCTCCTGTTGAATGTAATTCCTGAGAAGGCGGTGCCTCTGAACTTGATTGGCAGGTCAAAAATCCCCAGTAAGGCGTGGATCAAGCTCCCGCCGCGCGCTGCCCCTGGATACCAACCGGAAAGCATGTGCGACTCTCAG GTGGTGATCCGACAGGGGGAGCTGTTAGTCGGGGTTCTGGACAAAGCTCACTACGGCTCCTCCGCTTACGGTTTGGTCCACTGCTGCTACGAGCTGTACGGCGGGGAGACCAGCGGCAAACTGCTGGGCTGTCTGGCTCGACTCTTCACCGCCTACCTGCAGCTGTACAGAGGCTTCACTCTAG GTGTGGAGGACATCCTGGTGAAGCCGGGCGCCAacaagaggaggagaaaaatcatAGAAAGTTCCCGAAACGTTGGCTCCCAG GCCCTACAGGCGGCGTTCAACCTGCCGCCCGGCGTGGATCCAGCGGACGCCCGCAGCCGATGGCAGGACGCCCACCTCAACCCCGACCAGAGGGACTTCAGCACGGCCGACCACAAATTCAAGGAAGTCGCAAACCAAGTGAACAACGACATCAACAAG GTGTGCATGCCGGTGGGACTCCACACCTCCTTCCCGGACAACAACCTGCAGCTGATGGTCCAGTCTGGAGCCAAGGGTTCTACAGTCAACACCATGCAG ATCTCCTGTCTGCTCGGTCAGATTGAGTTGGAAGGCCGCAGACCTCCTCTGATGCCCTCAGGGAAGTTTCTACCGTGCTTCCAGCCGTACGACCCCTCGCCCGGCGCCGGGGGGTTCGTTTCCGGAAGATTTCTCACAGGCATCAAGCCTCAG GAGTTTTTCTTCCACTGCATGGCGGGCAGAGAAGGCCTCGTTGACACGGCTGTCAAAACCTCGAGGTCTGGATATTTGCAAAG ATGTATCATAAAGCATCTGGAGGGTCTGGTGGTGCAGTACGATCTGACTGTGCGGGACAGCGATGGGTCTGTGGTTCAGTTCCTGTACGGTGAAGATGGCCTGGACATTCCCAAAACTCCCTTTCTGCAGCCGAAACAGTTTCCCTTCATAGAGGACAACTTTGAG GTCATCAGGAGGACCCAGAGTTTGGACAGCGTTCTGGCGCGGCTTGACCTTCAGACGGCCAATCAACACTTTGCCGCCATCCGGCGCTGGAAAGCGAAGAGAGAGATGCCGAGTCCTCGCAGAG gAGCGTTCCTGCTGTTTTCCAAGAAAAAGTTGGCAAAGCTAAAGGATTCCACAGCAGGAGCAGATCTTGTTTCCACCAGAagtcctgctgttctgcag CTTGTAGGGCAGTGGCATTCTCTGGATGAAGCAGGCAGAGCAAAATACTTGAAAAAGGCCTCCCGTTGCCCGGAGCCCTCCCTGAACCTGTTCAGGCCCGATGTGTGCTTGGGATCGGTGTCTGAAAGCTTTCACAGCATCACAGAGAAATACCTGCAGGACAGGAGCAGCGCACAATCTGTGGACACCAACAG TCTCAGGCAGCTGCTGCATTATAAGTGGCAGCGATCGCTGTGCGATCCAGGGGAAGCTGTGGGGCTGCTGGCAGCTCAGTCCATAGGCGAACCCTCCACACAGATGACCCTCAACACCTTCCACTTTGCTGGCAGAGGAGAGATGAACGTCACCTTGGGGATTCCCCG ACTGAGAGAGATCCTGATGGTTGCCAGTTCCAACATTAAAACCCCCATGATGAGCATACCAGTCCAGCACACCAAGAAAGCCCTGAAGAAGGCCAAAATGCTGCGCAGGAAGCTGGCGCGCGTCTGCCTGTCTGAG GTCTTGCAGAAGGTGGATGTAGTTGAGACTCTGCaagttaaacattttcaaaagtttcgAGCGTTCAAAGTGACCTTCCATCTCCTGCCTCCTGACCGCTACAACGAGGATAAACTGTTGACCCCCAGCCAGATCCTTCACTATATGGAAACCAG ATTTTTCCACCTCCTCCTTGATGCCGTCAAGAAGCGAACCGCCAGGCTGTCCTCCATTGCCGTGGAAACAAGAAAAGCCACCTCCAGGGATAAAGACACTGATGGAGATGGAGCAGCTGGAACCTCAAag TTGGATGACGGAGAAGCAGAAGAAGACGAGAAGATTGTTGATGACCAAGAGAATGAAGGAGATGCGGATGCGTCGGATGCCAAGAGAAAAGGCAAACAAGAGGAAGAG GTGGACTATGAAAGTGAGGATGAACAAGGGGATAATGAAGCAGAAGAAAACGATGACGAGGGAGAGGCAGAGGTGGAGGAGAACGCAGAAGCACATTCCACAGAGGAATCTCACCCGGAGTCTTCTGGAATGAGATTGGAGGCCAGgaagaagcaaaagaaaaaagtgacgAAAGAGTCGGAGCTCCAGATGAGAGTCAACTCAgttctggatttgaactcagCGATAGAAGGCTATCGCTTCGACCAGCAGGATGAGCTCTGGTGTGAG gttGATCTGGCGTTTCCGGTGAACAAGGTCCACTTTGACCTGACTGCCATCGTGTCGACTGTGGCCCAGAACGCTGTCGTCATGGAAACCAGGGGCCTGACACGCTGCCTGCTGAGCGAAACCACGTCCAAATCTGGGGAGAAGGAAACGGTCCTCAACACAGAGGGCATCAACATGCACGAAATGTTCAAGTACGGCGAG ATCTTGGATCTCAACAGACTGTACTCCAATGAAGTCCACGCCATGGCCAACACGTACGGGATCGAAGTGGCCCTGAAGGTCATTGAGAAGGAGATCAAAGATGTCTTTGCAGTTTATG GTATTGAGGTGGATCCCCGACATTTGTCTCTGGTGGCAGACTACATGTGTTTCGAAGGTGTTTATAAGCCTCTGAATCGCCATGCCATCAGATCCAACTCGTCTCCTCTGCAGCAGATGACGTTTGAGACCAGCTACAAGTTCCTCAAGCAGGCCACCATGCTGG GGTCACATGATCAGCTGGAGTCACCCTCCGCCTGCCTGGTGGTCGGAAAAGTGGTCAAAGGAGGAACAGGACTGTTTGAACTGAAGCAACCCCTGCAGCACATTAAGAGTCATTCTTAG
- the ptcd3 gene encoding pentatricopeptide repeat domain-containing protein 3, mitochondrial isoform X2, producing the protein MAASGRHVGHYIQRNGRFLRVNLEGLWSNRSFGWTSALQQQAPEVKKDASESIVIPRKKTWNKIAVLEALASTVDRDPTAYPYQFQDDPYLSPRTSSEFKLFSLSQESGRSAAKFFVDSNPKFFTKDFAEPHIPCLMPESVSLRLEEVSEEALRERISLRKVTAAVDMYDQLLQAGTAVSMETTHDLLDLICLYCDRNPVQEGGPQAEEAEAGEETKGRRGRTRRDIPKTPWKENNNAERIFNLLPERDSRCYSALIRGMVKHGAYAKAFSLYTDLLNDRLTGDVHLFNALILAAPELREKYNEKWELISELLNQMSQQKVHPDLLTFNSVLKALRRCGYVAKTKALSTLNEMKAVGISPSLATYDHILAAFYKSASSGPSNTEILLEVLTELEGTRLTCQDPDDVLFFSSAMRICLDGKDLELGYKVQNLLEVGDNWRLLGDSYQQSIYYGRFFNLLCMMEHIDVVLEWYRKIIPSRYYPNPQGMKDLLQALDTDSRLDMLPTIWKDIKSLGHDNKPDLVEELLALMAREEHSPEVQESFAACALNVKSVCDGRLSTEWSASALSHITTLLLRANKTQEAWEVLLVFKAKNRVPSEELLNSFLSACHSRGDSQGAVELVQLSAAFCLPATSGLASRALADFHLTEEQRAALSELEVAVESSDPKNQQEN; encoded by the exons ATGGCGGCGTCCGGTAGGCACGTAGGACATTACATCCAGAGAAACGGACGGTTTCTTCGGGTTAACCTTGAAGGTTTATGGTCAAACAG GAGTTTTGGATGGACCTCTGCGCTGCAGCAACAAGCTCCAGAAGTTAAAAAGG ATGCATCAGAGTCGATTGTCATCCCAAGGAAGAAAACATG gaacaaaatTGCGGTTCTGGAGGCCCTGGCATCAACTGTGGACAGG GATCCTACAGCCTATCCATACCAGTTCCAGGATGATCCCTACCTTTCTCCCAGGACATCCTCTGAGTTT AAGCTGTTCTCTCTCTCCCAGGAGTCTGGTCGCTCTGCAGCGAAGTTCTTTGTCGACAGCAATCCAAAGTTCTTCACCAAAGACTTCGCTGAACCCCACATCCCT TGCCTGATGCCAGAGAGCGTGTCGCTGCGTCTGGAGGAGGTGAGCGAGGAGGCCCTGAGGGAGCGCATCAGCCTGAGGAAAGTGACGGCTGCCGTCGACATGTACGATCAACTCCTGCAAGCGG GCACAgccgtttccatggaaaccactCACGATCTGCTGGACCTAATCTGTCTGTACTGCGACAGGAACCCCGTGCAGGAGGGGGGGCCGCAGGCGGAGGAAGCG gaggcaggagaggAGACGAAAGGAAGGAGAGGCAGGACAAGACGAGATATCCCCAAGACCCCctggaaagaaaacaacaacgcTGAGAGAATCTTCAACCTACTGCCAGAAAGAGACTCGCGCTGCTACTCGGCTTTGATCAGAGGCATGGTGAAG CATGGAGCTTATGCAAAAGCTTTCAGTTTGTATACAGATCTGCTCAACGACAGACTGACAG GTGACGTCCATCTCTTTAACGCTCTCATCCTCGCTGCCCCAGAACTCAGagaaaaatacaatgaaaagTGGGAGCTCATCAGC GAGCTGCTGAACCAGATGAGTCAGCAGAAAGTTCATCCCGACCTGCTGACCTTCAACAGCGTCCTGAAAGCTCTGCGGCGCTGCGGCTACGTGGCAAAAACCAAAGCTCTGTCCACGCTGAACGAGATGAAGGCCGTGGGCATCT CTCCCAGCTTGGCCACCTATGACCACATCCTGGCGGCCTTTTACAAATCAG CTTCATCTGGTCCGAGCAACACCGAAATCCTCCTGGAAGTGCTGACCGAGCTGGAAGGAACCCGCCTCACCTGCCAGGATCCTGATGATG TTCTGTTCTTCTCCAGCGCCATGAGAATA TGTTTAGACGGCAAAGATCTGGAGCTGGGATATAAAGTCCAGAATCTATTAGAAGTTGGAGACAACTGGAGGCTTCTTGGAGACTCCTACCAGCAAAGTATTTACTA CGGCCGCTTCTTCAACCTGTTGTGTATGATGGAGCACATCGACGTGGTTCTGGAGTGGTACAGAAAGATCATCCCGTCG CGGTACTACCCCAACCCTCAGGGAATGAAGGACCTGCTGCAGGCGCTGGACACCGACAGCCGCCTGGACATGCTGCCCACTATTTGGAAAG ACATAAAGAGTTTGGGTCACGATAACAAACCTGACCTGGTGGAGGAGCTGCTCGCTCTGATGGCCAGAGAGGAGCACAGTCCAGAG GTTCAGGAGTCTTTTGCTGCGTGCGCTCTGAACGTGAAGAGCGTGTGCGATGGGAGGCTCAGTACGGAGTGGAGCGCCTCCGCCCTGTCACACATCACCACTCTTCTCCTGCGGGCCAACAAAACCCAGGAGGCCTG GGAGGTGCTGCTGGTCTTTAAGGCCAAGAACAGAGTTCCTTC CGAGGAGCTGTTGAACAGCTTCCTGTCCGCCTGCCATAGCCGTGGGGATTCCCAGGGAGCAGTGGAGCTGGTGCAGCTGTCTGCAGCCTTCTGCCTGCCCGCTACATCAGGACTGGCCTCCAGAGCGCTGGCAGACTTCCACCTGACCGAGGAGCAGAG